A window from Bdellovibrionales bacterium encodes these proteins:
- a CDS encoding aromatic ring-hydroxylating dioxygenase subunit alpha — protein sequence MQQTFLRNVWYVALPSSELKTNKMQSRVILGDPIVFFRDSQNKVSGIRDICPHRGIPLSYGRVVKDQVECPYHGWKFNGEGTCTEIPSLCEGQDLDCTKIKVRHYPVKEQQGLIWVFVGDKNFDISKAPEPPYMKGLPADVQPKILEKCIFPCHIDHAVIGLMDPAHGPYVHKSWFWRSEKTMYEKRKKFAPVDHGFQMVRHQPSSNSKAYKILGGVPTTEITFSLPCVRVEHVQVGERNFYSYTALTPVNEKETVIHQMAYWDIPWLSFIKPAIHRFTKVFLHQDMDAVSKQQDGLRYDPSLMLIKDADSQAKWYYALKTEWEKHLEEKREFHNPVKETELRWRS from the coding sequence ATGCAACAAACTTTTCTTCGTAACGTTTGGTACGTGGCTCTTCCGAGCAGCGAATTAAAAACAAACAAAATGCAATCGCGCGTGATCTTAGGTGATCCAATTGTTTTCTTCCGCGATTCGCAAAACAAGGTCTCTGGGATTCGTGATATCTGTCCTCATCGTGGAATTCCGCTGAGCTATGGCCGAGTCGTTAAAGATCAAGTCGAGTGTCCCTACCACGGCTGGAAATTCAACGGCGAAGGCACTTGCACGGAGATTCCGTCTTTGTGCGAAGGTCAGGATTTGGATTGCACCAAGATTAAGGTCCGCCATTATCCGGTGAAAGAGCAACAAGGTCTTATCTGGGTCTTCGTTGGCGACAAGAACTTCGATATCTCAAAAGCTCCAGAGCCTCCATACATGAAGGGCCTGCCAGCGGATGTACAGCCTAAGATTCTTGAGAAGTGTATTTTCCCATGCCACATTGATCACGCGGTGATCGGTTTAATGGATCCAGCGCATGGGCCCTATGTTCACAAGAGCTGGTTCTGGCGTTCAGAAAAAACTATGTATGAAAAACGCAAAAAGTTTGCGCCGGTGGATCATGGCTTCCAGATGGTGCGCCATCAGCCATCTTCGAACTCCAAGGCTTATAAAATTCTCGGTGGTGTGCCGACGACGGAAATCACGTTCAGTCTTCCATGTGTACGGGTTGAACACGTTCAGGTCGGTGAGCGCAATTTCTACTCTTACACGGCTTTGACTCCGGTGAATGAGAAAGAAACTGTGATTCATCAGATGGCTTATTGGGATATCCCGTGGCTGAGCTTCATTAAGCCGGCGATTCATAGATTCACGAAGGTTTTCTTGCACCAGGATATGGATGCGGTTTCCAAGCAACAAGACGGCCTAAGGTATGATCCTAGCCTGATGTTAATCAAAGATGCGGACTCTCAGGCCAAGTGGTACTATGCTTTAAAAACGGAATGGGAAAAGCATCTTGAAGAAAAGCGCGAGTTCCACAATCCGGTGAAAGAGACCGAACTGAGATGGCGAAGCTAA
- a CDS encoding O-antigen ligase family protein, with product MAFWALALLFLVFVSKLSLTWMGIPSQVSVIIFQHGLHPYMNVILSFLLGLPLVFYTLHHHDRLNKLGKVYRTLVIVLLLTLFLETLLQFIFMDNHKGLYGWAALASTYWIIVLFGVFLPAMLDPKKAVRFLSFWSVIFVILSLGLLAVRPDLTFKGGRFIGIFKHIPYMVTCATVGTVFPLACLQQTKRPWVRALWIVGILLSVVALILTGTRSALAAVMMAWVLWLLRVPTKHAGFRFFKFSAALIMTVTLVLFGAQMAEYASDIATGKKGLVDREAQDGVASRMEEVERGWEYFETSPWIGQGLLSKFSGKDDLNVESYNSFKDPHNIFASAGVVGGWPFIVWTGIFLLLLVVMAVKVLMSENSVLHIFGIYAMVQIPILIIYHWHLSLGGMADRFYWLVFGYLALHIHQTKRPQPQPEAFTKQAEATTH from the coding sequence ATGGCTTTCTGGGCACTGGCATTACTCTTTCTAGTGTTCGTCTCGAAACTGTCGCTGACATGGATGGGGATTCCCTCGCAGGTCTCGGTCATCATCTTTCAGCACGGTTTGCATCCGTATATGAACGTTATTCTGAGTTTTTTGCTGGGACTGCCGCTAGTTTTCTACACTCTTCATCATCATGATCGTTTGAATAAGCTCGGCAAAGTCTATCGCACGCTTGTCATTGTGCTGCTCTTGACGTTGTTCTTGGAGACACTTCTGCAATTTATCTTTATGGATAATCATAAAGGTCTCTATGGATGGGCGGCGCTGGCGTCCACGTATTGGATCATCGTTTTGTTCGGAGTTTTTTTGCCCGCGATGCTGGATCCAAAGAAAGCGGTGCGGTTTCTCAGTTTCTGGTCAGTGATTTTCGTTATTCTCTCGTTGGGACTGCTTGCAGTGCGCCCGGATCTGACTTTCAAAGGCGGCCGCTTTATCGGCATCTTTAAGCACATTCCATATATGGTGACGTGCGCGACCGTCGGAACTGTCTTTCCGCTGGCGTGTTTGCAGCAGACAAAAAGACCTTGGGTGCGAGCGCTTTGGATTGTCGGCATTCTTTTGAGTGTTGTAGCGTTGATTCTTACAGGCACGCGTTCAGCGCTGGCTGCGGTGATGATGGCGTGGGTGCTGTGGCTCTTGCGAGTTCCGACGAAGCACGCAGGCTTTCGCTTCTTTAAGTTTTCAGCGGCCCTGATTATGACAGTCACGTTGGTTCTTTTCGGCGCACAGATGGCGGAATACGCGAGCGATATTGCCACTGGCAAAAAAGGCCTCGTCGATCGTGAAGCCCAAGATGGCGTCGCCAGCCGCATGGAAGAAGTCGAACGCGGTTGGGAGTACTTCGAAACCAGCCCGTGGATCGGGCAGGGTTTGCTGTCGAAATTCTCGGGCAAAGACGATCTCAATGTTGAAAGCTACAACTCATTCAAAGACCCGCACAATATCTTTGCCTCTGCGGGCGTGGTCGGTGGTTGGCCCTTTATAGTTTGGACGGGAATTTTTCTGCTCTTGCTGGTGGTGATGGCAGTCAAGGTTCTGATGTCCGAGAACTCGGTCCTGCATATCTTCGGGATCTACGCGATGGTGCAGATTCCGATTCTAATTATCTATCACTGGCATTTATCGCTCGGTGGAATGGCCGATCGGTTTTACTGGTTGGTGTTCGGCTACTTGGCTTTACATATTCACCAGACAAAGCGTCCTCAGCCTCAGCCCGAAGCTTTTACGAAGCAGGCCGAGGCGACGACTCACTAG
- a CDS encoding class I SAM-dependent rRNA methyltransferase has product MVIWKLRQGADKRIRGGHPWVFSNELSSSPKGIGLGSFVELQDCKGGFLARGYGNPHSLISFRAVSFNAEEREPLAFPSLIKKLTQAWQVRKNAGFRGSFRMCFGEADFLPGLVLDYYLVEQNGKKGQVFAAQLVTAGLDKALQDAEGFFKLLVEEAQKQNLTTLGWNETAVVLRNDVNVRKLEGMEVQDPKTIKQIPEIDLTKVDILLNSASDEGVIRMQCDLAEGQKTGFFLDQTQNIFQAVQLFKNWAASHPELKAKPIRILDLCCYVGHWATQITRALKSQGFDVEVHLGDVSESALAFAKLNAEREGAQVTAHKVDVLEGLDKFESRSFDIIIADPPAFIKAKKDIPTGRHAYLKLNTQAFRMIKAQRFVVSCSCSGLLEEEDFKEAIRKAIQRNNWQARNLTRGGHAADHPTILQFPEGFYLKMFTHFVE; this is encoded by the coding sequence ATGGTGATCTGGAAGTTGCGCCAAGGCGCTGACAAGCGTATTCGTGGCGGCCATCCTTGGGTTTTCTCAAATGAACTTTCGAGCAGCCCTAAAGGAATCGGTCTGGGCTCATTTGTTGAGCTCCAGGATTGTAAAGGCGGATTTCTTGCGCGCGGCTATGGGAACCCACACTCTTTGATTTCATTTCGTGCCGTCAGCTTCAATGCCGAAGAACGTGAACCATTGGCATTTCCCTCACTGATTAAGAAACTCACACAAGCTTGGCAAGTTCGCAAGAACGCCGGTTTCCGTGGCAGTTTCCGTATGTGCTTTGGCGAAGCCGATTTCCTCCCGGGATTGGTCTTGGACTATTACTTGGTTGAGCAAAACGGTAAAAAAGGCCAAGTGTTTGCAGCTCAGCTTGTGACGGCGGGTTTAGATAAAGCCCTACAAGATGCGGAAGGCTTCTTTAAGCTTCTGGTTGAAGAGGCACAGAAGCAGAATCTGACGACACTGGGCTGGAATGAAACCGCTGTGGTTTTGCGAAACGATGTAAATGTTCGCAAACTTGAAGGCATGGAAGTTCAAGATCCAAAAACTATTAAACAGATTCCGGAGATTGATCTGACGAAAGTGGATATTCTTTTGAATTCCGCAAGTGATGAGGGCGTGATTCGCATGCAGTGCGATCTCGCTGAAGGGCAGAAGACCGGCTTCTTCCTCGATCAGACGCAAAATATTTTCCAAGCAGTTCAGCTTTTTAAAAACTGGGCGGCATCTCATCCTGAATTAAAAGCAAAGCCGATTCGTATTTTGGATCTTTGCTGCTACGTCGGCCACTGGGCAACACAGATCACGCGTGCGTTGAAGAGTCAGGGTTTTGATGTGGAAGTTCACCTTGGTGACGTCTCTGAGTCTGCATTGGCATTTGCCAAGCTGAATGCAGAACGTGAAGGCGCACAAGTCACAGCTCATAAAGTGGATGTTTTAGAAGGTCTTGATAAATTTGAAAGTCGCAGCTTTGATATCATTATCGCGGATCCGCCGGCGTTTATTAAAGCCAAGAAGGACATCCCAACAGGACGTCATGCATACTTAAAATTGAACACCCAAGCCTTCCGTATGATTAAAGCTCAGCGTTTTGTGGTGTCGTGCTCTTGCTCTGGACTTCTCGAGGAAGAGGATTTCAAAGAGGCCATCCGTAAGGCGATTCAACGCAATAACTGGCAGGCTCGCAATCTCACTCGTGGTGGGCACGCGGCGGACCATCCGACGATCTTGCAGTTCCCTGAAGGCTTCTATCTGAAGATGTTCACCCACTTTGTGGAATAA
- a CDS encoding response regulator: MNSLSALVVDHSTSYTHGIASSLKSLGCTEENIYIAKKYEEARDIINAKKPDILITESSLNGRQGLELVSLMNAQSANKISVIVSHSNSSTAIAEAAEELVDDYIVKPFQGGQLSDRLRSIIARKVNPSEYIKSIRNGKQLLIEGKTQEAEAQFHFAMSLEKKPTLAHYYLGYAKFIQNNYVPAVDEFRKGLDLQPLHFKCLTGNFDAFFEQKSYAAAYRLAPMILENYPIGPKRLGNLFISAVFAGHLEEIPKFYGRFLSLDNVTPELRKVFSAALLAAGRFHINRDEVDKAAECFDMGIQVVGPDVEYIDKAIRALLNTKEKGPQHAAKLLQRFPNGKIGGKEHCALVFLTAVRSQHKPQAIELGRKLVVNGYADAECYQALVQLLVDDKKITLAEDVVAKAVRQYPNLRKTLYDILEKGGQP; this comes from the coding sequence ATGAATAGTCTTTCGGCATTAGTGGTGGATCATTCCACTTCGTATACTCATGGCATTGCCTCGAGCTTAAAATCTCTTGGCTGTACTGAAGAGAATATATATATCGCAAAAAAATACGAAGAAGCCCGCGATATTATCAACGCCAAGAAGCCTGACATTCTTATCACAGAGTCTTCACTCAATGGACGTCAAGGGCTTGAACTTGTGAGTCTTATGAACGCTCAGAGCGCGAATAAGATTTCAGTGATAGTTTCCCATAGCAATTCAAGCACGGCGATCGCAGAGGCCGCCGAAGAACTCGTCGACGACTATATTGTAAAGCCGTTTCAAGGCGGACAGCTTTCAGACCGTCTTCGCAGCATCATTGCCCGTAAAGTAAATCCCAGTGAGTACATCAAATCTATCCGTAACGGAAAGCAGCTTTTGATCGAGGGAAAAACTCAAGAAGCCGAAGCCCAATTTCATTTCGCAATGAGTTTAGAAAAGAAGCCGACACTCGCGCACTACTATTTGGGGTATGCGAAGTTTATTCAAAACAATTACGTGCCGGCTGTGGATGAGTTCCGTAAGGGTCTTGACTTGCAACCGTTGCATTTTAAATGCCTGACTGGGAACTTCGATGCCTTTTTTGAGCAGAAGTCCTATGCCGCCGCTTATCGTTTGGCACCGATGATTCTCGAGAATTATCCGATTGGTCCGAAACGCCTCGGCAACCTATTTATCTCTGCGGTTTTCGCCGGTCACTTGGAAGAAATTCCTAAGTTTTATGGACGCTTCTTGAGCTTGGATAACGTGACTCCCGAACTTCGTAAAGTATTCTCAGCGGCCCTCTTAGCTGCGGGACGTTTTCATATCAATCGTGATGAAGTCGACAAAGCGGCGGAGTGTTTTGATATGGGCATTCAGGTTGTGGGCCCGGATGTTGAATACATTGACAAAGCTATTCGCGCCCTCCTTAATACTAAAGAGAAGGGGCCACAGCACGCAGCGAAACTGTTGCAGCGTTTTCCGAATGGAAAAATCGGCGGCAAAGAGCATTGTGCTTTGGTTTTCTTAACGGCCGTCCGGTCTCAACACAAGCCTCAGGCCATTGAGTTGGGTCGAAAGCTCGTTGTGAATGGTTATGCGGACGCTGAATGCTATCAAGCCCTCGTGCAGTTGCTGGTGGATGATAAGAAGATCACGCTGGCGGAAGATGTTGTAGCCAAAGCCGTACGTCAGTATCCGAATTTACGAAAGACTTTATATGACATACTTGAAAAAGGCGGGCAGCCTTAA
- a CDS encoding esterase-like activity of phytase family protein, translating into MAKLILGFLLFVSTLANAKSLQVELYAQSSLAPKLTLDSESVGGLSGMFWDGSKLTAVSDDRGKFGTPRFYELDMKITSGKVDFNVTKVQHLKDTPSDWILDDEAIVSLPGGDLVISTEGDNDKKPRAMPHIFVTSATGVYKSDIPLPDKFLPESTGLQKKGIENNRGFEGMTANPSGQTLYIMNEYPIIADQGDDDMNYWLRMVEFKKDKDNFKVSAEYPYMVTRMPNSPVGVEVFRGISEILYVSDGQFIVLERGARLTKTGIAYTGGLYLAETSGVKDVSSVKSLADGKSTAMKKTKLLDFEELFKNQKLENFEALAWGPALPDGRKSLLVMSDNNFSAKEKTTLLVFAVKEVE; encoded by the coding sequence ATGGCGAAGCTAATTTTAGGATTTCTGTTATTTGTTTCGACTTTGGCGAATGCCAAGAGTCTCCAAGTGGAACTCTATGCTCAATCGAGCCTTGCGCCGAAATTGACCCTCGATAGCGAATCTGTCGGCGGCCTATCGGGCATGTTTTGGGACGGCAGCAAGCTCACTGCCGTCAGCGATGACCGCGGCAAGTTTGGCACTCCTCGTTTTTACGAACTCGATATGAAAATCACCTCAGGCAAAGTGGATTTTAATGTCACTAAGGTTCAACATCTGAAAGATACGCCAAGCGACTGGATTCTAGATGATGAAGCCATCGTCAGTCTGCCAGGCGGCGACCTAGTTATCAGCACAGAAGGTGACAACGATAAGAAGCCGCGTGCGATGCCTCACATCTTTGTGACGTCTGCAACGGGCGTTTACAAATCTGATATTCCGTTGCCTGATAAATTTTTGCCGGAGTCTACGGGTCTTCAGAAAAAAGGGATCGAAAACAACCGTGGCTTTGAGGGTATGACGGCAAATCCCAGCGGGCAGACTCTTTACATCATGAATGAGTATCCTATCATTGCCGATCAGGGCGATGACGATATGAACTACTGGCTACGAATGGTCGAGTTCAAAAAAGACAAGGATAACTTCAAAGTGTCAGCAGAGTATCCTTACATGGTGACTCGCATGCCGAATAGCCCGGTGGGCGTTGAGGTCTTCCGAGGTATTTCTGAGATTCTTTATGTCAGTGACGGTCAGTTTATTGTGCTTGAGCGTGGCGCGCGTCTGACGAAGACGGGAATTGCCTATACCGGCGGCCTTTACTTGGCAGAAACTTCAGGCGTGAAAGATGTTTCTAGCGTCAAGAGTCTCGCGGATGGTAAATCTACGGCAATGAAAAAAACCAAGCTCCTTGATTTTGAAGAGCTGTTTAAAAACCAGAAATTAGAAAACTTTGAAGCTCTTGCCTGGGGTCCTGCTTTGCCAGACGGACGAAAGAGCTTGCTGGTCATGAGCGATAATAATTTTTCCGCTAAAGAGAAGACCACATTGTTGGTGTTTGCAGTTAAAGAGGTTGAGTAA
- a CDS encoding SLBB domain-containing protein has translation MVFLTFWTSLASAAPTADLGAIGDIKTPAQASEYMYRSSPKESLISVQLLGAVQKPGVYYVPSNTDLLKVLTLAGGSTNGGDISEVMVRKQEPEKWAGIHSKAVDEHRGTYEVDVQELIKQGGGDSLKMSHEDLIYVPPREMLVSPEASKAITLVSVVMSIALTGLLISKYSNEKQ, from the coding sequence ATGGTTTTCTTAACTTTTTGGACGTCTCTTGCATCAGCGGCACCGACGGCAGACTTGGGCGCGATTGGTGATATTAAAACGCCAGCGCAAGCCTCAGAATACATGTATCGTTCTTCGCCGAAAGAGTCCTTGATCTCAGTCCAGTTGCTTGGAGCTGTCCAAAAGCCTGGTGTCTACTATGTGCCGAGTAACACGGATCTATTAAAGGTACTGACTCTTGCAGGCGGCAGTACGAATGGTGGCGACATCTCTGAGGTCATGGTTCGCAAACAAGAACCTGAAAAATGGGCCGGCATTCACTCCAAGGCCGTGGACGAGCATCGTGGAACTTACGAGGTCGATGTGCAAGAGCTCATCAAACAAGGCGGCGGTGACAGCTTGAAAATGAGCCATGAAGATTTGATTTACGTTCCGCCAAGAGAAATGCTCGTCAGCCCTGAAGCCAGCAAAGCGATCACGTTGGTTTCTGTGGTCATGAGTATTGCACTGACGGGTCTGCTAATTAGTAAATACAGCAACGAAAAACAGTAA
- the pal gene encoding peptidoglycan-associated lipoprotein Pal — MLRKLTFAFAAVALVVACKGKQTKSDVESTPITTPTSETAVESTPMSFDTAGSDSGKIPGLETVHFGYDKSSIDAENKKILQGNADWIKKNGGYKVQIEGHCDARGTIEYNLALGERRANAVKAYLVSLGVPAARLSVISYGKEKPVEAGESEAANAKNRRANFLPVQQ; from the coding sequence ATGTTACGTAAATTGACGTTCGCTTTTGCTGCAGTCGCTTTGGTAGTTGCTTGTAAAGGCAAACAAACGAAGTCTGATGTTGAATCAACACCTATCACAACGCCAACGTCTGAGACGGCTGTGGAATCAACTCCAATGAGTTTTGATACTGCAGGCAGTGACAGCGGTAAAATCCCTGGACTTGAGACTGTGCATTTTGGATATGACAAATCTAGCATCGATGCTGAGAATAAGAAGATCCTCCAAGGCAACGCGGACTGGATTAAAAAGAACGGTGGCTACAAAGTTCAAATCGAAGGTCACTGCGACGCTCGCGGGACTATCGAGTACAACTTGGCATTGGGCGAAAGACGCGCAAACGCTGTAAAGGCTTACTTGGTAAGCTTGGGTGTTCCAGCGGCTCGTTTGTCTGTGATCAGCTACGGAAAAGAAAAACCTGTTGAAGCAGGTGAGAGCGAAGCTGCGAACGCGAAAAACCGTCGCGCGAACTTCTTGCCAGTTCAGCAATAA
- a CDS encoding DUF2723 domain-containing protein produces the protein MTYLKKAGSLNQQFLVSQIVFLLFTLVSFYLRHEGLSFFDASDFATAIQGWGIPHAPGYPLYVLLGKFFFIFTQNPFDAQFWVNILAAWTACFFLFKTFAANKNAALVAVLVFLAQGLLQQYILIPEVFTLNLTLVAALIYFHQCFDEKRELKYVFMIGLMYGLGLCHHHLMALMVPASAFLLIRGFMKTSWGKGCSLFVGGFVLALLPMAYYFIATSHDPAYTYYSVNTLQDLLFVVLRKGYGTFKMTGTAEGVPAWEIFRIIVEGTFKSTYAVGVLGGLAAIPFFWRARRPVSATAVLSVVTLVIFVAAFCIMANFPVDSLEGKNAFVRYLTFPGFLLIYPLIFGVEKLSQKYNAKVYAVAAVIALVAGSYSLARLNYRHYSTMDFQIAQTYRVIERAMGPQLDTEVNPQINRCLVFGLSDPFHFGGRYYNEFQTNYRCYFFSIATVITGQFQGKSELRLVQHLLEPSYTFTGKTRETIMLDIFARALTKGYRIFVMYPGDLNIFNMPDMQVTPIGSSLELKLPASRVPLDFIAREHRLYLDSLKVLLDEVEQAPIQPRPVSVASIQAPFMNLEVYEKLLKFTPELKAEQDQIHARAEKFLSHLAE, from the coding sequence ATGACATACTTGAAAAAGGCGGGCAGCCTTAACCAGCAGTTCTTAGTCAGCCAAATAGTCTTTCTTCTCTTTACCCTCGTCAGTTTTTACCTCAGACACGAGGGTCTGTCTTTTTTTGACGCCAGCGATTTTGCCACCGCCATCCAAGGCTGGGGAATCCCGCACGCTCCGGGATATCCGCTGTATGTTCTTTTGGGTAAGTTCTTCTTTATTTTTACTCAGAACCCGTTTGATGCCCAGTTTTGGGTGAATATTCTCGCGGCGTGGACTGCCTGCTTCTTTTTATTTAAAACATTTGCGGCGAATAAAAATGCAGCTCTCGTGGCGGTTCTGGTTTTTCTCGCCCAGGGCTTGCTTCAGCAATATATTCTGATTCCTGAAGTATTCACTTTGAACCTGACTTTGGTTGCGGCGCTGATTTATTTCCATCAATGTTTTGATGAAAAGCGTGAGCTTAAATATGTTTTCATGATCGGTTTGATGTACGGTTTGGGACTGTGCCACCATCATTTGATGGCCTTGATGGTTCCGGCATCTGCGTTTTTGTTGATTCGCGGCTTTATGAAAACCAGCTGGGGTAAAGGCTGTTCTTTGTTTGTTGGCGGTTTTGTTCTCGCTCTTTTGCCGATGGCCTATTATTTCATCGCGACGTCGCATGATCCGGCTTACACGTACTATTCTGTAAATACTTTGCAGGATTTGCTGTTCGTGGTTTTGCGCAAAGGCTATGGAACTTTCAAGATGACAGGGACTGCTGAAGGAGTTCCAGCCTGGGAAATTTTTAGAATTATCGTTGAAGGAACTTTTAAAAGCACTTATGCGGTAGGCGTGCTGGGTGGTTTGGCGGCGATTCCTTTTTTCTGGCGTGCACGCAGGCCAGTGTCTGCCACGGCGGTTTTATCGGTTGTTACGCTGGTAATTTTTGTGGCAGCCTTTTGTATAATGGCGAATTTTCCGGTGGATAGTCTTGAGGGTAAAAACGCCTTCGTTCGTTATCTGACTTTTCCGGGCTTTCTGCTGATTTATCCGCTGATTTTCGGCGTGGAAAAGCTCAGTCAGAAGTACAACGCGAAAGTTTACGCCGTCGCGGCTGTCATTGCGCTGGTTGCGGGGAGTTATTCACTGGCCCGATTGAATTATCGCCACTACTCGACGATGGATTTTCAGATCGCGCAAACTTACCGCGTGATTGAGCGTGCAATGGGGCCTCAGCTGGATACTGAAGTGAACCCGCAAATCAACCGCTGTCTTGTGTTTGGCTTGTCGGATCCATTTCATTTCGGCGGTAGATATTACAATGAGTTCCAAACAAACTATCGCTGTTACTTCTTCAGCATTGCAACGGTGATCACCGGTCAGTTCCAAGGTAAGTCTGAATTGCGTTTAGTGCAGCACTTGCTTGAGCCTTCGTATACGTTTACCGGTAAAACGCGTGAAACGATCATGCTGGATATTTTCGCCCGTGCGCTCACGAAAGGTTATCGAATTTTCGTGATGTATCCCGGGGATTTAAACATTTTCAATATGCCTGACATGCAGGTCACACCGATTGGCAGCAGCCTGGAATTAAAGCTCCCAGCATCGCGAGTGCCTTTGGACTTCATTGCGCGTGAGCATCGATTGTATTTGGATAGTTTAAAAGTTCTTCTTGATGAAGTGGAGCAAGCGCCGATTCAGCCTCGTCCGGTTTCTGTCGCGTCTATTCAAGCGCCGTTTATGAATCTCGAAGTTTATGAAAAGCTTCTCAAGTTCACGCCGGAACTCAAAGCGGAGCAAGATCAAATCCATGCCCGTGCAGAAAAGTTTCTGTCTCATCTCGCTGAATAA
- the folD gene encoding bifunctional methylenetetrahydrofolate dehydrogenase/methenyltetrahydrofolate cyclohydrolase FolD, whose protein sequence is MMILLDGKNVAAVRREALKPRIENFKKATGRAPQLSVVLVGEDPASQVYVRNKHRACQKTGMDSSIHTLPATATQDDLNQWIERLNLDPKVDGILVQLPLPKHLQLEPVLRNIMAEKDADGLTYANAGYLASGKPFVKPCTPMGIMSILEHYKINVEGMNAVVVGRSQIVGKPMAMLLNDANATVTICHSKTRNVREYTSRADIVVVAAGQKRFLGREDFKQGSVVIDVGMHGTGGGELCGDVRFEELADVVSAITPVPGGVGPMTITSLLENTVFLAEVRAGIRRS, encoded by the coding sequence TTGATGATCCTCTTGGATGGAAAAAACGTCGCTGCTGTCCGCAGAGAGGCTTTAAAACCAAGAATTGAAAACTTTAAGAAAGCTACGGGCCGCGCTCCGCAGCTCTCGGTTGTTCTTGTCGGAGAAGATCCTGCGAGCCAGGTGTATGTGCGAAACAAACACCGCGCTTGTCAGAAGACAGGAATGGATTCGTCAATTCACACTTTGCCAGCCACTGCAACTCAGGATGATCTCAATCAATGGATCGAGAGATTGAATTTGGATCCCAAAGTCGACGGTATCCTAGTTCAGTTGCCACTCCCGAAACATCTTCAGCTCGAGCCGGTTCTTCGTAATATCATGGCCGAGAAAGATGCCGACGGTCTGACTTACGCAAATGCCGGTTACTTGGCTTCGGGGAAGCCGTTTGTGAAGCCCTGCACTCCGATGGGAATCATGAGCATTCTTGAGCATTACAAAATCAACGTCGAGGGCATGAACGCGGTTGTTGTCGGTCGTAGCCAGATCGTTGGTAAGCCGATGGCGATGCTTCTGAATGATGCCAATGCAACAGTCACTATCTGCCACTCAAAAACTCGTAATGTGCGCGAATACACTTCGCGTGCAGACATCGTCGTAGTTGCAGCGGGGCAGAAGCGTTTCTTGGGTCGCGAGGATTTCAAGCAAGGTTCTGTCGTCATTGACGTCGGCATGCACGGCACTGGCGGAGGAGAGCTCTGCGGTGATGTGCGCTTTGAAGAGCTGGCAGATGTCGTTTCAGCAATTACTCCGGTTCCGGGCGGCGTGGGCCCGATGACCATTACGTCTCTTTTAGAAAATACGGTGTTCCTCGCAGAGGTTCGTGCGGGCATTCGTCGCTCGTAG